TAAAAAAACCATTATCTCTTACCCTCACCCTAATGATGTAAAAACAGGAAATAGTTTTTTAACACCTACAAAATTGCTACAAGATTATTACTTAGATAATAAGGGCATACAAATCAATACCGCTTTTTTAGACATTAGTTTTGAAGAGTATAGTAGCTATACAGAAGTTCCTCCCTTAAGTTATTTAGAAAGCAAAATATTAGACAAAAACCCTTTTACCGAATTATGCGATTGCGGATTAAAATCCAATATTAAAAATACTGAAACAATAGATCTTTTAATTAAACAAAAGAAACTAAGGAGCACTTGTAAAGTACTTAAATAAGTGAGCATACTTCTAAATAGTTTCTAACTCGCCATTAGATTTTTTACTATAATCTAATATATAATTTATGCTAAAAGTACTTGGAGATTTCTTTTCTTTATCTAATAAAGAAGTTATTTCTTGAATGGTTTTAAAATCCTCTTTCAATGTAGCATCAAACTCTAAAGCTATTTGCAAAGCATTAGTTTTATCTTTGGGCAATTCGTTGTAATAATAAAGGATTAAATCGTTAAAGGTAAAGTTTTGGGTCATATTGTGTTCTTTTATTTACATTATTAACGACTACAAAATTCTGAATATTGTATTTCCATCTCATTTTTTCACCAAAATATGTTTTTTAAGTTTCTTTTAACATTAAGACCCCTATTTTTCCCCATATTTGCATAAGCTATATGAATTTTAAACTTGTATCTAAATTTCAGCCGAAAGGCGACCAACCTACTGCTATTAACGAATTAGTTAAAGGCATAGAAACTGGCGATGAAGCTCAAACTTTATTGGGAGTAACAGGCAGTGGAAAAACTTTTACCATAGCCAATGTAATACAGCGAGTACAAAAACCTACTTTAATTCTTACACATAATAAAACTTTGGTAGCTCAACTTTATGGCGAGTTTAAACAATTTTTTCCCGATAATGCTGTAGAATATTTTGTTTCGTACTACGATTATTACCAACCCGAAGCCTACTTGCCCACAACAGATACTTATATAGAAAAAGACCTCCAAATAAATGAAGAAATAGACAAACTTCGTCTAAGTGCCACCTCTTCCCTACTTTCAGGAAGAAAAGATATAGTAATTGTAGCTTCTGTTTCTTGTATTTATGGTATGGGAAATCCTACTGATTTTGCCAATGGCGTTATCAAACTCCATATAGGTCAAATTATAAGCAGAAATACTTTTTTGCACAACTTAGTGTCAAGTTTATACAGTAGAACCATTACAGATTTTTCAAGGGCAACTTTTAGGGTAAATGGAGATATAGTTGACATCAATATTCCTTATGCCGATTGGGGATACAGAATTAGTTTTTTTGGCGATGAGATAGAAGAATTAGAACGCTTTGACATAGATACCGGAAAATCTTTTGAGCAATTAGACGAAATGGTTATTTTTCCTGCCAATTTATACGTAACGCCTAAAGACCAAATGGTTTCTTTTATACATCAAGTGCAAGATGATTTACACAAACAAACAGCATATTTTGATAGTATAGGTAAGCATTTAGAAGCCGCCCGATTAAAAGAAAGAGTGGAATTTGATATTGAAATGATAAAGGAATTGGGCTATTGCTCCGGTATTGAGAATTATTCACGCTATTTAGATAAAAGAAATGAAGGCGATAGACCTTTCTGTTTAATAGACTATTTCCCTGATGATTTTTTATTAGTAATAGATGAAAGTCATGTTACACTGCCCCAAGTTAGGGGTATGTATGGTGGCGATAGAGCCAGAAAAACCAATTTAGTTGAATATGGCTTTAGACTTCCTGCGGCTTTAGACAACAGACCTTTAAATTTTGAGGAATTTGAAAATATTATACCTCAAGCTATTTATGTAAGTGCTACACCAGGAGATTATGAATTGCAGAAATGTGAAGGTGTGGTTGTAGAGCAAGTGGTACGCCCTACGGGTTTATTAGATCCCCCTATAGAAGTGCGTCCTACACAAAATCAAATAGACGATTTACTACATGAAATTCAACTAAGACGGCAAGAGAATGAACGAGTATTAGTAACAACCCTTACCAAAAGAATGGCAGAAGAATTAGCTAAATATTTTGCTAAAATGGGCGTTCGTTGCCGTTATATTCACTCCGAAATAGATACTTTAGAGCGAGTAGAAATAATAAGAGACTTACGTTTAGGAAAATTTGATGTATTAATAGGAGTAAACTTACTGAGAGAGGGTTTGGATATTCCGGAGGTTTCTTTGGTAGCAATTTTAGATGCGGATAAAGAAGGTTTTTTAAGAAACAAAAAAAGCATGATACAAACCGCTGGTAGAGCGGCAAGAAATGCCAAAGGGCAAGTAATAATGTATGCCGATAAAATAACTAAAAGCATGCAACAAACTATTGAAGAAACGGAAAGAAGACGAGAAAAACAAATAGCTTATAATGCGGAGCATAATATCACACCTGAAACGGTATTCAAATCAAAAGAAGAAATATTATTATCGGGTTCTGTTTTAGATTTTATGCAAGGAAAAGCAACGGCTTACAGCAATGAAGAACCCACTTTAAATTTAGCTGCTGAAGAGGGCGAGAGTTACAACGACAAGAAAACTTTAGAAGATAAAATAGCGAAAATAGAAAAGGCTATGAAATCTGCTGCCGGACAAAAAGATTACTTAGAAGCAGCAAGACTGAGAGATATACTCTATAGTTTAAAAGCCATTTATGTAGAAAAGAAGTTTTAGTCACTCCCAAATAGAAGAAAATAAAAATGCCCTATCAAAAAATTGATAGGGCATTTTTATTAATTTAAAATAGTATTAAAACTACTATTGTTTAGTACCTGCAAAATCCAACTGTCCATCTACAGGAACTGAAGCTCCAGCTGGTGCTGTAATAGCTAAACTGCCAGAAACTGCATCTGTTGTAGAGAAATCTGCTGTACCGTTAACAAGCACAGTTGCAATACCTTGTACACTATATTCAAAATCTGTAACAGTAAATAATTTAGTACTAGTATTATATGAACCTTCTACTGCAATTGGGTCAGTTAATAAACTTGAAATACCCGATAAATCTACAGACAAAGAATAGTCAGAGCCAGATTGTAAAAACTGTGCTACAATTACTACTTTGTTTGTATCAGTCCAAGTTGTATCTAATACTGCTCCATTAGCGATATTCATGTTACCTGTAGCCTCAGTATTATAAGTTCCACATTCTGTACAATCATATGCATTTGGATCTGTTACACAAGTTCCATCTTCACAAA
The sequence above is drawn from the Chitinophagales bacterium genome and encodes:
- the uvrB gene encoding excinuclease ABC subunit UvrB, which translates into the protein MNFKLVSKFQPKGDQPTAINELVKGIETGDEAQTLLGVTGSGKTFTIANVIQRVQKPTLILTHNKTLVAQLYGEFKQFFPDNAVEYFVSYYDYYQPEAYLPTTDTYIEKDLQINEEIDKLRLSATSSLLSGRKDIVIVASVSCIYGMGNPTDFANGVIKLHIGQIISRNTFLHNLVSSLYSRTITDFSRATFRVNGDIVDINIPYADWGYRISFFGDEIEELERFDIDTGKSFEQLDEMVIFPANLYVTPKDQMVSFIHQVQDDLHKQTAYFDSIGKHLEAARLKERVEFDIEMIKELGYCSGIENYSRYLDKRNEGDRPFCLIDYFPDDFLLVIDESHVTLPQVRGMYGGDRARKTNLVEYGFRLPAALDNRPLNFEEFENIIPQAIYVSATPGDYELQKCEGVVVEQVVRPTGLLDPPIEVRPTQNQIDDLLHEIQLRRQENERVLVTTLTKRMAEELAKYFAKMGVRCRYIHSEIDTLERVEIIRDLRLGKFDVLIGVNLLREGLDIPEVSLVAILDADKEGFLRNKKSMIQTAGRAARNAKGQVIMYADKITKSMQQTIEETERRREKQIAYNAEHNITPETVFKSKEEILLSGSVLDFMQGKATAYSNEEPTLNLAAEEGESYNDKKTLEDKIAKIEKAMKSAAGQKDYLEAARLRDILYSLKAIYVEKKF